The following proteins come from a genomic window of Pseudomonadota bacterium:
- a CDS encoding DUF59 domain-containing protein yields the protein MITQPAQKQGTASATDHTEKAVIEALRAIQDPEIPVNIYDLGLIYGLDLREDGHVDIRMTLTTPACPVAESIPGQVECAVRNVAGVSSVRVELVWDPPWSRDRLDMFTRLELGLL from the coding sequence ATGATCACGCAGCCTGCACAGAAACAGGGTACAGCATCCGCGACAGATCACACGGAGAAGGCAGTCATCGAGGCACTGCGCGCGATTCAGGATCCCGAGATTCCCGTCAATATCTATGACCTCGGCCTGATCTACGGGCTCGATCTTCGAGAAGATGGTCATGTCGATATACGCATGACCCTGACGACACCGGCCTGCCCGGTCGCCGAGTCGATACCGGGACAGGTAGAGTGCGCTGTGCGCAATGTGGCCGGCGTCAGCTCGGTTCGGGTCGAGCTGGTCTGGGATCCGCCATGGTCCCGCGATCGGCTGGATATGTTCACGCGCCTGGAACTGGGCTTGCTTTGA
- a CDS encoding iron-sulfur cluster assembly accessory protein, producing MAIQLTQGAAAHLRRILEQQEGSVGLRLGTRKSGCSGFSYVVETVGRIDDDDTVFESCGVTVVVDRSSLPHLDGMTVDYVRDGLLNERLEFINPNARSTCGCGESIAFGETA from the coding sequence ATGGCTATACAACTCACCCAGGGCGCTGCGGCGCATCTTCGCAGGATACTGGAACAGCAGGAAGGCAGTGTCGGTTTGCGTCTGGGTACACGCAAGAGCGGCTGCAGCGGCTTTTCCTATGTCGTCGAGACTGTCGGCAGGATCGATGACGACGACACGGTATTCGAAAGCTGCGGGGTAACGGTAGTGGTCGACCGCAGCAGTCTCCCACACCTTGACGGCATGACGGTAGACTATGTCAGGGACGGACTGCTCAACGAGAGGCTGGAATTCATTAACCCGAATGCCCGGTCTACCTGCGGGTGCGGTGAATCCATCGCCTTCGGGGAAACAGCATGA
- a CDS encoding SufE family protein yields MTALSDIVSTFELLGDWDTRYQYLVELGEQLPPLEDRARIEPNRVKACMSRVWVHAWEDPAAPGHIRFGGDCDTGIIKGVLALLIRLADGKTVNEIDAIDMDEFFGQLQLAEHLSPNRHVGVYAMVDLMKQQAAAAATRLRRAIPV; encoded by the coding sequence ATGACTGCACTGTCCGACATTGTCTCGACCTTCGAGCTGCTGGGAGACTGGGATACGCGCTACCAGTACTTGGTCGAACTCGGGGAGCAGCTTCCACCACTAGAGGATCGGGCGCGTATCGAGCCAAACCGGGTCAAGGCCTGCATGAGCAGGGTCTGGGTGCATGCCTGGGAGGATCCTGCAGCACCGGGACACATACGCTTTGGCGGTGACTGCGATACCGGCATTATCAAGGGTGTACTGGCCCTCTTGATCCGGCTCGCCGACGGCAAGACAGTGAACGAGATCGACGCCATCGACATGGATGAGTTCTTCGGGCAGCTGCAGCTAGCCGAGCATCTTTCACCCAACCGCCATGTTGGCGTCTATGCGATGGTTGATCTCATGAAACAGCAGGCTGCTGCTGCCGCGACCAGGCTGCGCCGCGCCATCCCTGTTTAG
- a CDS encoding Na+/H+ antiporter subunit E: MRLAANTTLLAGLWWLFVQGRPDAWLVGVPAVVFAAFVSIRLGSPVWPGINLRALPAFVALFLHESLRGGLDVARRTLGPKLDITPGFYSYRLQTTHPAARVLLVNCIGLLPGTLAADLDSDRAELHLLDTSQNAEPQLRRLEQAIGRLFGLTTEISDD, from the coding sequence ATGCGTTTAGCAGCAAACACGACGCTGCTGGCCGGCCTCTGGTGGCTTTTCGTCCAGGGCCGGCCAGATGCCTGGCTGGTCGGAGTGCCAGCGGTCGTCTTTGCAGCTTTCGTCAGCATCAGGCTCGGCTCGCCCGTCTGGCCAGGAATCAACCTGCGCGCCCTGCCCGCCTTTGTCGCCCTGTTCCTGCACGAATCGCTGCGCGGCGGGCTGGATGTCGCGCGCCGTACACTGGGACCGAAACTGGACATTACACCGGGCTTTTACAGCTATCGACTGCAGACCACGCATCCCGCGGCTCGTGTGCTGCTCGTTAACTGCATAGGCCTGTTGCCCGGCACGCTGGCAGCCGATCTCGACAGCGACCGTGCCGAACTGCACCTGCTCGACACCAGCCAAAATGCGGAGCCGCAACTGCGCCGCCTCGAACAGGCAATCGGGAGGCTGTTCGGCCTGACCACGGAGATCTCCGATGACTGA
- a CDS encoding monovalent cation/H+ antiporter complex subunit F, with protein sequence MTELLAPALLALMLTLLLGLVRVLRGPRTGDRMLAAQLVGTTGVGILLLLSRLLGQPALIDAALVLALLAAVAVAAFTGRNVEARDG encoded by the coding sequence ATGACTGAACTGCTCGCGCCGGCCTTGCTGGCCCTCATGCTCACCCTGCTTCTTGGCCTGGTGCGAGTGCTGCGCGGCCCACGCACCGGCGACCGGATGCTGGCCGCGCAACTTGTCGGCACGACCGGGGTTGGCATACTGCTGCTGCTCAGCCGGCTACTGGGACAACCCGCGCTGATCGATGCCGCGCTGGTATTGGCTCTGCTTGCGGCGGTTGCAGTGGCGGCCTTTACCGGCCGGAACGTGGAGGCGCGTGATGGTTGA
- the mnhG gene encoding monovalent cation/H(+) antiporter subunit G — protein MMVDILSGILILAGLFFFLAGSIGLLRLPDLYSRLHALTKADNLGLGLLAAGLALHALDAFLAFKLLLIWLAVLAASATGAHLIARQARRGEAG, from the coding sequence GTGATGGTTGATATCCTGTCCGGCATCCTGATCCTGGCCGGCCTGTTTTTCTTCCTGGCCGGCAGCATCGGCCTGCTGCGGCTTCCCGACCTTTACTCCCGGTTGCACGCACTGACCAAGGCGGACAATCTCGGCCTGGGCCTGCTGGCGGCCGGCCTGGCGCTGCATGCGCTGGACGCATTCCTCGCGTTCAAGCTGTTGCTCATCTGGCTGGCCGTCCTGGCTGCCAGCGCGACCGGCGCCCACCTGATCGCGCGTCAGGCACGTCGCGGGGAGGCGGGATGA
- a CDS encoding hydrogenase subunit MbhD domain-containing protein — MSSQSMLVFDVLLLLSLTGLAAAALAGTDARRSIILFIAFGLLLAVAWGRLQAPDVALAEAAIGAGLSGALLLAALRRQPRKTSGAHADRNPHTTGATAMLPWSVTLLCAALAGMLAWALGHALGNPPGDTLPRAIAANLATSGVSNPVTAVLLNFRAYDTLLELAVLLTAVLGILALGRSTPGYQPAGPVFDGLAHWLVPVLIVMAGYLLWTGAHAPGGAFQAGAMLAAAGVVLRLAGRTRIGLPNGISQRALLAAGVAMFLLVGLAQVALGRPFLAYPPAWAGAQILLIETAAMLAIAATLLLAFVGGRTTTTAASTRGGTSGADKRTAQEHKPC, encoded by the coding sequence ATGAGTAGCCAAAGTATGCTGGTCTTCGACGTCCTGTTGCTACTCTCGCTGACGGGGCTGGCCGCAGCAGCACTGGCCGGTACCGATGCACGGCGCAGCATCATTCTCTTCATCGCCTTCGGTTTGCTGCTGGCCGTTGCCTGGGGGCGGTTGCAGGCACCGGATGTAGCACTGGCAGAGGCCGCCATCGGTGCAGGCCTGTCCGGCGCACTGCTGCTGGCCGCGCTGCGCCGGCAACCGCGCAAGACGTCGGGCGCACACGCTGACCGGAATCCCCACACGACAGGCGCCACGGCAATGCTGCCCTGGTCGGTCACGCTGCTGTGCGCGGCACTGGCCGGCATGCTCGCCTGGGCCCTGGGGCACGCCCTGGGCAACCCGCCCGGCGATACACTGCCCCGGGCCATTGCCGCAAACCTTGCAACCAGCGGTGTCAGCAATCCGGTGACCGCGGTACTGCTGAACTTTCGCGCTTATGACACGCTGCTGGAACTGGCAGTGCTGCTGACCGCCGTGCTCGGCATCCTGGCCCTGGGCCGGTCGACACCCGGCTATCAGCCGGCCGGTCCGGTGTTCGACGGCCTGGCACACTGGCTGGTGCCTGTGCTGATCGTGATGGCCGGCTACCTGCTGTGGACGGGCGCCCATGCGCCGGGTGGCGCCTTCCAGGCCGGCGCCATGCTGGCGGCCGCCGGTGTCGTGCTGCGCCTCGCGGGCCGGACCCGTATCGGACTGCCGAACGGAATCTCGCAACGCGCGCTGCTGGCAGCCGGGGTGGCCATGTTTCTCCTGGTCGGCCTGGCCCAGGTTGCCCTGGGACGCCCCTTCCTCGCCTATCCACCGGCCTGGGCCGGCGCCCAGATCCTGCTGATCGAAACCGCCGCCATGTTGGCGATTGCCGCCACCCTGTTGCTGGCGTTCGTGGGCGGACGCACAACGACAACCGCAGCGAGCACACGCGGCGGTACATCCGGGGCCGACAAGCGCACTGCACAGGAGCACAAACCATGCTGA
- a CDS encoding NADH-quinone oxidoreductase subunit K, translating into MLTAQWLYGLTGCLIIALGLRSALLQAALLQRVIAVNIMGSGVFLMLIAVAYRGPGTAPDPLPHALVLTGIVVAVSATALALALARHLQAEQEHD; encoded by the coding sequence ATGCTGACCGCCCAGTGGCTTTACGGACTGACTGGATGCTTGATCATCGCGCTCGGACTGCGCAGCGCACTGCTGCAGGCTGCGCTCCTGCAGCGGGTGATCGCCGTCAACATCATGGGCAGCGGCGTGTTTCTGATGCTGATCGCCGTAGCCTACCGTGGCCCCGGCACGGCACCGGACCCTCTGCCCCACGCCCTGGTGCTGACCGGGATCGTCGTCGCTGTGAGTGCCACTGCACTGGCCCTGGCACTGGCGCGCCACCTCCAAGCGGAGCAGGAACATGACTGA
- a CDS encoding proton-conducting transporter membrane subunit: MTDLLIGPVAIPLAGALATLLLPRFATALVIAVGVATAAAAGFLLHAIASRGAMQSDLGGWTNGLGIALRADGLTALLLLMTALVVLAASVYASAYFRCARRARFWPLWLLLWTALNALLLSADLFNLYVTLELLGLSAVALAAFGGQPAALQAALRYLLVGLLGSMLFLAGVSLLYAGYGTLDMAQLAHALTAGPVAWTALALMTAGLLLKTALFPLHFWLPPAHASAPAPVSAVLSALVVKAAFYLVMRLWLDVFAPVVTPAAATLLGLLGAGAVLWGSWRAVRAERLKLLAAWSTVAQLGYLFLFFPLLQALPPGVARELAAGGLVMLALTHGFAKAGLFLAIGVIQQRSGHDTIRELDGTAQRLPATTFAIALAGVALIGLPPSGAFLGKWQLLAGAVTTGQWLWLAVTAIGSLMAAAYVFRVLGHAFGHRPYPQQPVTVAREEWPALLLTAMAALGLGLAGAPVWTLLGSGI; this comes from the coding sequence ATGACTGACCTGCTGATCGGACCGGTCGCCATCCCCCTGGCCGGCGCGCTCGCAACGCTGCTGCTGCCGCGTTTTGCCACGGCGCTCGTCATCGCGGTTGGCGTGGCGACCGCTGCCGCGGCAGGCTTTTTGCTCCATGCCATCGCCAGCCGGGGTGCAATGCAGTCCGACCTCGGCGGCTGGACGAACGGGCTCGGCATCGCACTGCGCGCTGATGGACTGACCGCACTGCTGCTGCTAATGACCGCCCTGGTGGTACTGGCGGCCAGTGTCTACGCCAGTGCCTATTTCCGGTGCGCCAGGCGCGCCCGCTTCTGGCCCCTGTGGCTGTTGCTGTGGACGGCGCTGAATGCCCTGTTGCTTTCCGCCGACCTGTTCAACCTCTACGTCACGCTCGAACTGCTGGGGCTGAGTGCGGTAGCGCTGGCGGCTTTCGGTGGCCAGCCTGCGGCCTTGCAGGCGGCCCTGCGCTACCTGCTGGTCGGCCTGCTGGGCTCGATGCTCTTCCTGGCCGGCGTCAGCCTGCTGTATGCCGGCTACGGGACGCTGGACATGGCGCAGCTGGCGCACGCCCTTACCGCCGGGCCGGTGGCCTGGACTGCGCTCGCCCTAATGACTGCCGGCCTGCTGCTGAAGACGGCCCTGTTCCCGCTGCATTTCTGGCTGCCGCCGGCCCACGCGAGCGCACCGGCACCGGTGAGCGCCGTGCTCTCGGCCCTGGTGGTCAAGGCGGCCTTCTATCTCGTAATGCGCCTGTGGCTCGATGTCTTTGCACCCGTGGTCACCCCTGCGGCTGCCACACTGCTCGGCCTGCTGGGCGCCGGTGCAGTATTGTGGGGATCTTGGCGCGCCGTGCGTGCAGAACGGCTCAAGCTGCTGGCGGCTTGGTCCACCGTCGCCCAGCTTGGCTACCTGTTCCTGTTCTTTCCGCTGCTGCAGGCCCTGCCACCCGGTGTGGCCCGCGAGCTCGCAGCAGGTGGCCTGGTCATGCTGGCCCTGACCCACGGCTTCGCCAAGGCCGGCCTCTTCCTGGCGATCGGCGTCATCCAGCAACGCTCCGGTCATGACACCATCCGCGAGCTGGACGGCACGGCACAGCGCCTGCCGGCCACGACCTTTGCCATCGCGCTGGCCGGTGTCGCCCTGATCGGCCTGCCGCCCAGCGGCGCATTCCTCGGCAAGTGGCAGTTGCTCGCCGGCGCCGTCACCACGGGCCAGTGGCTGTGGCTCGCGGTGACCGCCATCGGTTCGTTAATGGCTGCCGCCTATGTCTTCCGCGTGCTCGGGCATGCCTTCGGGCACCGGCCCTATCCGCAACAGCCGGTCACGGTGGCGCGTGAGGAATGGCCGGCCCTGCTGCTTACGGCCATGGCGGCGCTGGGACTGGGTCTTGCCGGTGCTCCGGTTTGGACACTGCTCGGGAGCGGGATATGA
- a CDS encoding proton-conducting transporter membrane subunit produces the protein MNWDAWLPALVVASSLLPGLVIFFLREGSHRLRTVLNLSGAVLKLVLVAILIWGVFHEQVYASRWTLAPGLELVLHADTLSVLFVTLSTVLWLVTTVYAIGYLENSPHRSRFFGFFSLCVSATVGLALAGNLFTFVIFYELLTLATYPLVAHRGTPEALRGARIYLGYTLAGGMLLLIGTVWLHVLAGATPFAEGGVLDRLPASSHPQLQAIFLLLLLGLGVKAALVPLHGWLPQAMVAPAPVSALLHAVAVVKAGAFGIVRVVYDVYGVQFAGELGLLAVLGGAAAVTIVYGSVRALFQDNLKKRLAWSTVSQVSYIALGTAILGPIGTIGGVVHLVHQGIMKITLFFGAGNYAETLGIHRVSEMNGVGRRMPATTLAFSVAALGMIGVPPVAGFVSKWYLGLGALEAGMAVWVMPVLLASSALNAAYFLPVLYRAWFRTPGPAWPDEAPRSTRLETHASLLWPPVITATLALAAGLFAAAPYSPLAWASLVAHREYGL, from the coding sequence ATGAACTGGGATGCCTGGCTGCCGGCACTGGTGGTGGCGAGCTCATTGCTGCCGGGGCTCGTCATTTTCTTCCTGCGCGAAGGCAGCCACCGATTGCGCACCGTGCTCAACCTCTCCGGTGCCGTGCTCAAGCTGGTGCTGGTCGCCATACTGATTTGGGGCGTGTTTCACGAGCAGGTCTACGCGAGCCGCTGGACGCTGGCCCCCGGCCTGGAGCTGGTGCTGCATGCCGATACGCTGTCGGTACTGTTTGTCACCCTATCCACCGTGCTCTGGCTGGTCACCACCGTATACGCCATCGGCTACCTCGAGAACTCGCCGCACCGCAGCCGTTTCTTCGGCTTTTTCAGCCTGTGCGTGTCGGCCACCGTCGGCCTGGCGCTGGCGGGCAACCTGTTCACCTTCGTCATCTTCTACGAACTGCTAACGCTGGCGACCTACCCGCTGGTGGCCCACCGCGGCACGCCCGAGGCGCTGCGCGGCGCGCGCATCTATCTCGGCTACACCCTGGCCGGTGGCATGCTGCTGCTGATCGGCACGGTGTGGCTGCACGTGCTCGCCGGTGCGACGCCTTTCGCCGAGGGTGGCGTGCTGGATCGCCTGCCAGCCTCATCCCACCCGCAGCTGCAGGCAATCTTTCTGCTGCTGCTCCTGGGTCTCGGCGTCAAGGCGGCACTGGTGCCACTGCACGGCTGGCTGCCGCAGGCCATGGTCGCCCCGGCACCGGTCAGCGCCCTGCTGCACGCCGTCGCCGTGGTCAAGGCCGGCGCCTTCGGCATCGTGCGCGTGGTCTACGACGTATACGGCGTACAGTTCGCAGGCGAACTGGGGCTACTGGCCGTACTGGGCGGTGCCGCCGCCGTGACCATCGTGTACGGCTCGGTGCGGGCGCTGTTCCAGGATAACCTCAAGAAACGCCTGGCCTGGTCCACCGTCAGCCAGGTGTCCTACATCGCACTCGGTACTGCCATCCTCGGTCCGATCGGCACGATCGGCGGCGTCGTGCACCTCGTGCACCAGGGCATCATGAAGATCACGCTGTTCTTCGGCGCCGGCAACTATGCCGAGACACTGGGCATCCACAGGGTCAGCGAGATGAACGGGGTGGGCCGGCGCATGCCTGCCACCACACTCGCCTTCAGCGTGGCCGCGCTCGGCATGATCGGCGTGCCGCCGGTGGCAGGCTTTGTCAGCAAGTGGTACCTCGGCCTCGGTGCACTGGAGGCCGGCATGGCGGTCTGGGTCATGCCGGTGCTGCTGGCCAGCAGTGCGCTCAACGCGGCGTATTTCCTGCCCGTGCTGTACCGCGCCTGGTTCCGCACGCCCGGCCCCGCCTGGCCGGACGAGGCACCACGCAGTACGCGTCTCGAAACGCATGCGTCGCTGCTCTGGCCACCGGTGATAACCGCCACGCTGGCCCTGGCGGCCGGATTGTTTGCTGCCGCTCCCTACAGCCCGCTGGCCTGGGCAAGCCTCGTCGCCCACAGGGAGTACGGCCTGTGA
- a CDS encoding complex I subunit 5 family protein yields the protein MNAILLILVWSWPLLLASLAGLPRARWLVPLAPLPALVVALAVPDGTRIPLPWLLLGTELGLDATGRIFLLFSALLWLMAAIYGTGTAGPDRHAGRYRVLFLLAMAGNLGLIVAGDTVSFYLGFTLMGLAAYGLVVHTGTQRAQRAARRYLAWTIAGELLLFVALVTLSLQHGGALVFSALPSSPPSGFTVLLLIIGFGIKLALPGLHLWLPQAYAVTPVPAVAVLSGAMIKAGLLGWLRFLLPGDAALTGWGEALIVTGAIGIVYGTAAGLLQQRPRLLLGYSSISKMGVLTLGMGAALAWPAAAPAITAALTVYAAHHALVKGALFLGVGLVERSGLRLWLLVGLVLLALALAGAPLTSGALAKSVLATSLPAAAHNLVTLLGATTVATTLLLARFLFLVWRHHAGATTPHDNLAAGSWLILLAMIAALPFVTSGTIAVPADPMPVLLGMILAAAAVWISVRLPGRNALRRRLADARHHARRIPAQGRRLLVRSMLHVSDAAQSCWQSAGVALHNCLQAAETPARPDDDVRAWTSTGLVWLSVGGLLLLALITAA from the coding sequence GTGAATGCCATACTCCTGATCCTCGTCTGGTCCTGGCCGCTGCTGCTGGCGAGCCTCGCCGGCCTGCCCCGGGCCCGCTGGCTGGTGCCGCTCGCACCACTGCCCGCACTGGTCGTGGCCCTTGCCGTGCCGGACGGCACCCGGATCCCGTTACCCTGGCTGCTGCTCGGCACGGAACTCGGTCTGGATGCGACCGGCCGCATATTCCTGCTGTTCAGCGCGCTGCTATGGCTGATGGCTGCCATCTACGGCACCGGCACTGCGGGGCCAGACCGGCATGCCGGACGCTACCGGGTCCTGTTCCTGCTGGCCATGGCCGGCAATCTGGGCCTGATCGTGGCCGGTGATACGGTCAGCTTCTACCTCGGCTTCACCCTGATGGGCCTGGCGGCCTATGGCCTGGTCGTCCACACAGGCACGCAGCGGGCACAACGGGCAGCACGGCGTTACCTGGCCTGGACCATCGCCGGGGAACTGCTGCTGTTTGTCGCGCTGGTCACGCTGTCGCTGCAGCATGGCGGTGCACTGGTCTTCAGTGCCCTGCCGTCGAGCCCGCCGTCCGGTTTCACGGTGCTGCTGCTGATCATCGGCTTCGGTATCAAGCTGGCGCTGCCCGGACTGCATCTGTGGCTGCCGCAGGCCTACGCGGTCACACCGGTGCCCGCCGTCGCCGTACTGAGTGGTGCGATGATCAAGGCCGGCCTGCTCGGCTGGCTGCGTTTCCTGCTACCCGGTGACGCTGCACTCACCGGCTGGGGCGAAGCACTGATCGTGACTGGCGCCATCGGCATCGTCTACGGTACCGCGGCCGGATTGCTGCAGCAGCGGCCGCGCCTGCTGCTGGGCTATTCCAGTATCAGCAAGATGGGCGTGCTGACACTCGGCATGGGCGCAGCGCTCGCCTGGCCAGCCGCCGCACCCGCCATAACCGCTGCACTGACGGTTTACGCAGCGCACCATGCGCTGGTGAAGGGGGCACTGTTTCTCGGCGTCGGCCTCGTGGAACGCAGTGGACTGCGGCTGTGGCTGCTGGTGGGGCTGGTCCTGCTTGCCCTTGCCCTGGCGGGCGCACCACTGACGAGCGGCGCACTGGCCAAGTCTGTCCTTGCAACATCGTTACCGGCGGCAGCACATAATCTCGTGACACTGCTCGGCGCCACGACGGTCGCAACCACGCTGTTGCTGGCACGTTTCCTGTTCCTGGTCTGGCGACACCATGCCGGCGCTACTACACCACACGACAACCTGGCGGCGGGCTCATGGCTGATCCTGCTGGCCATGATCGCTGCGTTGCCTTTCGTAACGTCCGGAACCATTGCTGTCCCGGCCGACCCTATGCCGGTGCTCCTGGGTATGATCCTGGCCGCGGCGGCAGTGTGGATCTCAGTCCGCCTGCCCGGCCGCAACGCGTTGCGCCGGCGCCTCGCCGATGCGCGACACCATGCCAGGCGCATCCCCGCACAGGGTCGCCGTCTGCTGGTTCGCAGCATGCTGCACGTCTCGGATGCGGCACAGTCATGCTGGCAGTCCGCCGGTGTCGCGCTGCACAACTGCCTGCAGGCAGCCGAGACGCCGGCCCGGCCGGACGATGACGTGCGTGCCTGGACGTCGACCGGACTGGTCTGGTTGTCAGTGGGTGGCCTGTTGTTGCTTGCATTGATTACGGCGGCCTGA
- a CDS encoding universal stress protein, producing the protein MKRFRNILFVADRSDGLSIALDRAVALSQSNDARLTIMDVAPDAGLAGLVQQAYDIDLNAQLRRQRLEILETLAASYTDAGIPVYTTVVTGTPFIEIVHSVLRNGHDLVMKVAQQDSGPAPWLFGSSDLHLLRKCPCPVWIDHPGAAASYRHLLAAVDPFDDESGDLQHLILDLATSLAAREQAKLDVLHAWELPGESMLANGRGRIPRLELELMLQQREQCHRAALDALLQSYGLSSAADNVHLVKGRPARIISARARDWRSDLIVMGTLGRTGIPGLIIGNTAEDVLRQTQTAVLAVKPGSFISPVA; encoded by the coding sequence ATGAAACGCTTCAGGAACATTCTGTTTGTCGCGGATCGCAGCGATGGACTCTCCATAGCGCTCGACAGGGCGGTCGCCCTGTCACAGTCCAACGATGCACGCCTGACTATCATGGACGTCGCACCGGATGCAGGCCTCGCCGGGCTCGTCCAGCAGGCCTACGACATCGATCTCAACGCGCAGCTAAGAAGGCAGCGTCTCGAAATCCTGGAGACACTGGCGGCGAGTTATACAGATGCCGGAATACCGGTCTACACAACCGTGGTTACGGGCACACCCTTTATCGAAATCGTGCATTCCGTGCTGCGCAACGGTCATGATCTGGTAATGAAGGTGGCGCAACAGGACAGTGGTCCCGCACCCTGGCTGTTCGGCAGCAGCGACCTGCACCTGCTGCGCAAGTGCCCGTGCCCGGTCTGGATCGATCACCCGGGCGCCGCAGCGTCCTACCGTCACCTGCTCGCCGCGGTCGATCCGTTCGATGACGAGTCAGGCGACCTGCAGCACCTGATCCTGGATCTCGCGACTTCCCTCGCCGCACGCGAACAGGCAAAGCTGGACGTACTGCACGCCTGGGAACTCCCTGGCGAGTCCATGCTGGCGAACGGCCGCGGACGCATCCCGCGCCTGGAACTCGAACTGATGCTGCAGCAGCGCGAACAGTGCCACCGCGCGGCGCTGGATGCCCTGTTGCAGTCCTACGGCCTCAGCAGTGCTGCTGACAATGTGCACCTCGTCAAGGGCAGGCCCGCCAGAATCATCTCAGCTCGGGCCAGGGACTGGCGCAGCGACCTGATCGTGATGGGCACGCTCGGCCGTACCGGCATTCCCGGGCTGATCATCGGCAACACGGCGGAGGATGTCCTGCGCCAGACGCAAACGGCGGTGCTGGCGGTGAAGCCGGGCAGCTTCATATCACCGGTGGCATGA
- the nhaR gene encoding transcriptional activator NhaR: MSNLNLKNLRYFWAVATHGSIARAAEVLFITPQTISGQLRELEEQLNARLFQKTGRNLVLTDTGRVVFSYADEMFRLGDEMQDVLAGRSPGAALTLTVGIAMVVPKLLAYRVLAPVLDMEESVRLVCLEAPLTDLLAELSVHKLDLVLADSPISPALNIRAYNHLLGDSGISFFATRKTARRYAARFPQSLDGAPMLMPTASSALRRLLELWFERQQLKPRVVAEFEDRALMKAFGEANAGVFTSPTAVEDDVIAKYGVQVIGRSEEIKESFYAISAERRIKHPAVSMITEMARNELFTTA; the protein is encoded by the coding sequence ATGTCTAACCTGAATTTGAAGAACCTCAGGTACTTCTGGGCGGTGGCCACGCACGGCTCCATCGCCCGCGCCGCCGAAGTCCTGTTCATTACGCCGCAGACCATTAGCGGCCAGCTGCGCGAACTCGAGGAACAGCTCAATGCCAGGCTGTTCCAGAAGACCGGCCGTAATCTGGTCCTTACCGATACCGGGCGTGTCGTCTTCTCCTATGCCGACGAGATGTTCCGGCTCGGCGACGAGATGCAGGATGTCCTGGCGGGTCGCAGTCCCGGTGCGGCACTCACCCTCACGGTGGGTATCGCCATGGTGGTACCCAAGCTGCTCGCCTATCGTGTGCTGGCGCCGGTCCTCGACATGGAGGAATCGGTACGGCTGGTATGCCTGGAAGCCCCGCTCACGGACCTGCTGGCTGAACTCTCGGTACACAAGCTTGATCTCGTGCTGGCCGACAGCCCGATCAGTCCGGCGCTGAACATACGTGCGTACAATCACCTGCTCGGCGATTCCGGCATCAGTTTTTTCGCCACCCGCAAGACTGCCCGCCGGTATGCGGCGCGGTTTCCGCAATCCCTGGACGGTGCTCCCATGCTCATGCCCACCGCCAGCAGCGCCCTGCGCCGCTTGCTGGAACTCTGGTTCGAACGCCAGCAGCTCAAGCCGCGGGTGGTCGCAGAATTCGAGGACCGCGCACTGATGAAGGCATTCGGGGAGGCAAATGCCGGCGTTTTCACCTCTCCCACGGCCGTCGAGGATGACGTGATCGCCAAGTACGGCGTGCAGGTGATAGGCCGCAGCGAGGAAATCAAGGAAAGTTTCTACGCCATCTCCGCCGAACGCCGTATCAAGCACCCGGCCGTATCGATGATTACCGAAATGGCCCGCAACGAACTCTTCACCACCGCCTGA
- a CDS encoding HPF/RaiA family ribosome-associated protein has product MQIVIHCSGFPLTDPLAAHVQKRLGYALGRSAGKVRRVEVRLSDLNGPRGGIDKRCLVEVRLDKQSPVVVEDVQSELYAAIDRATGRAGRAVIRRVALINDRRRQHTPQDLRHWNHGL; this is encoded by the coding sequence ATGCAGATCGTAATTCACTGCAGCGGCTTTCCCCTGACCGACCCGCTCGCCGCGCATGTGCAGAAAAGACTCGGTTACGCACTGGGACGCAGTGCCGGCAAGGTGCGGCGAGTCGAGGTCAGGCTCTCCGATCTCAACGGTCCACGTGGCGGCATCGACAAGCGCTGTCTCGTCGAAGTCAGGCTGGACAAACAATCACCCGTCGTGGTCGAGGACGTCCAGTCCGAGCTGTACGCGGCTATTGACCGCGCGACCGGCCGTGCCGGCCGCGCGGTCATACGCCGCGTGGCGCTGATCAACGACAGGCGGCGCCAGCATACACCGCAGGATTTACGGCACTGGAACCATGGCTTGTGA